One part of the Chryseobacterium mulctrae genome encodes these proteins:
- the gcvP gene encoding aminomethyl-transferring glycine dehydrogenase yields the protein MNTEQFVSRHISVNEADKQAMLEKVGVSSIEELISQTIPSSIRLENDLNISEPLSEYQMLNHSKELASKNTDYTSYIGFGYHNTLLPSAIQRNIFENPSWYTAYTPYQAEIAQGRLEALLNYQTVVCDLTGFALANASLLDESTAAAEAMHMFFNNRTKDQKKAGANKFFISDLVLPQTVSVLRTKAEGLAIEIVVGDHKTHQFDESYYGVLLQYPGKNGIVLDYTEDIVEYKKLDLQVVVACDPMALVKLKSPASMGADCAVGTSQRFGIPLGYGGPHAAFFSCREDYKRDIPGRIIGVSQDMYGKRALRMALQTREQHIKRERATSNICTAQVLLAVMAGMYAVYHGPKGLNYIADQIHFKANALKGGLKALGYEIAEEPIFDTVKIVMAEDEKARLNRLMLDHNLNLNYFTEGVVSVAINESTTLEKLNVLMASFAQFKDKQTFKLEIKEGYSIPEENLRKDEILTEEVFNKYHTETELMRYIKRLERKDLSLTHSMISLGSCTMKLNAATQMLPLSWADWGSVHPFVPVNQAGGYQEMIKELEKDLSEITGFAGTSLQPNSGAQGEYAGLMVIREYHISRGEGHRNVVLIPQSAHGTNPASAAMAGMKIVVVKNLESGEIDFEDFKAKTEQHSENLSCVMITYPSTYGFFDANIKEITQLVHDHGGQVYMDGANMNAQVGYTSPGNIGADVCHLNLHKTFAIPHGGGGPGVGPICVAKHLVPFLPTNANINVGSNEAIAGISAAPYGSGLILNISYAYIKMLGTSGLKKATEHAILNANYLKEILAEHFPILYSNTEGRVAHECIVDFRQFKSLGIEVADVAKRLMDYGFHAPTVSFPVAGTLMIEPTESESKSEIDRFAEALIAIKHEIDEIANGEADQANNVLKNAPHTEQLVISDSWDKPYSREKAAYPLEWVRDHKFFASVSRVDEAYGDRNLVCTCEPIEAYM from the coding sequence ATGAATACAGAACAGTTTGTGAGCCGTCACATCTCCGTAAACGAAGCCGATAAACAGGCAATGTTGGAAAAAGTTGGCGTTTCAAGTATCGAAGAGTTAATTTCTCAAACCATTCCATCATCAATCCGTTTAGAAAATGATCTGAACATTTCTGAGCCACTTTCAGAGTATCAAATGCTGAATCATTCGAAAGAATTGGCATCGAAGAACACGGATTATACAAGCTATATTGGGTTTGGGTACCACAATACCTTATTGCCATCGGCAATTCAGAGAAACATCTTTGAAAATCCAAGTTGGTATACAGCTTACACGCCTTACCAAGCGGAAATTGCACAGGGAAGATTAGAAGCTTTGCTTAATTATCAAACTGTTGTGTGCGATTTGACAGGTTTTGCTTTAGCAAATGCATCTTTGTTGGATGAATCTACGGCAGCTGCAGAAGCAATGCACATGTTCTTCAACAACAGAACGAAAGATCAGAAAAAAGCGGGAGCAAACAAATTCTTTATCTCTGATTTGGTATTGCCTCAAACCGTTTCTGTTTTAAGAACAAAAGCTGAAGGTTTAGCAATCGAAATCGTAGTAGGTGATCACAAAACGCATCAGTTCGACGAATCTTATTACGGAGTTTTACTTCAGTATCCTGGTAAAAACGGAATCGTTTTAGACTATACAGAAGATATCGTTGAGTACAAAAAATTAGATCTACAAGTTGTTGTTGCTTGTGATCCTATGGCTTTGGTTAAATTAAAATCTCCTGCATCAATGGGCGCTGACTGTGCGGTTGGTACTTCTCAGAGATTCGGTATTCCATTAGGTTATGGTGGTCCTCACGCAGCATTTTTCTCTTGTAGAGAAGATTACAAAAGAGATATTCCTGGAAGAATTATCGGGGTTTCTCAGGATATGTACGGAAAACGTGCATTGAGAATGGCTTTGCAAACGAGAGAGCAACATATTAAAAGAGAAAGAGCAACTTCAAATATTTGTACAGCTCAGGTTCTTTTAGCAGTAATGGCTGGAATGTATGCTGTATATCACGGTCCTAAAGGATTAAACTATATCGCTGATCAGATTCACTTTAAAGCTAATGCATTAAAAGGAGGATTGAAAGCTTTAGGATATGAAATCGCAGAAGAGCCAATTTTTGACACTGTGAAAATTGTAATGGCTGAAGATGAAAAAGCAAGATTAAACAGATTGATGCTTGATCATAATTTAAACCTTAACTATTTCACAGAAGGAGTTGTAAGTGTTGCAATCAACGAAAGTACTACGTTAGAAAAACTAAATGTTTTGATGGCTTCTTTCGCTCAGTTCAAAGATAAGCAGACTTTCAAATTAGAAATAAAAGAAGGATACAGCATTCCTGAAGAAAATCTTAGAAAAGATGAGATTCTTACAGAAGAAGTATTCAACAAATACCATACAGAGACAGAATTGATGCGTTACATCAAGCGTCTTGAAAGAAAAGATCTATCATTAACTCATTCAATGATTTCTCTTGGTTCTTGTACGATGAAGCTGAATGCTGCGACTCAGATGTTGCCACTTTCGTGGGCAGATTGGGGAAGTGTTCACCCGTTTGTGCCGGTAAACCAGGCAGGAGGTTATCAGGAAATGATCAAAGAATTAGAGAAAGATCTTTCTGAAATCACAGGTTTTGCAGGAACTTCTCTTCAGCCAAATTCTGGAGCTCAAGGTGAATATGCTGGATTGATGGTGATTAGAGAATATCATATCTCAAGAGGTGAAGGTCACAGAAATGTGGTGTTGATTCCTCAGTCTGCACACGGAACAAACCCTGCTTCTGCAGCAATGGCAGGAATGAAAATTGTTGTTGTTAAAAATCTTGAAAGCGGAGAAATTGATTTCGAAGACTTCAAAGCTAAAACAGAACAACACTCAGAAAATCTTTCTTGTGTGATGATCACGTATCCGTCAACTTACGGATTCTTTGATGCAAACATTAAAGAAATTACTCAACTAGTTCACGATCATGGTGGACAAGTTTATATGGACGGTGCCAATATGAATGCTCAGGTAGGATATACAAGCCCTGGAAACATTGGAGCAGATGTTTGTCACTTAAATCTTCACAAAACTTTCGCTATTCCTCACGGAGGTGGAGGTCCTGGAGTTGGTCCAATCTGTGTGGCTAAACATTTGGTTCCTTTCTTACCTACCAATGCAAACATTAATGTTGGTTCTAATGAAGCTATTGCAGGAATTTCTGCTGCACCTTACGGTTCAGGATTGATCTTGAATATTTCTTACGCTTACATCAAAATGTTGGGAACTTCAGGTTTGAAAAAAGCAACTGAACATGCAATTTTAAATGCAAACTATTTAAAAGAAATCTTAGCAGAGCATTTCCCTATTTTATATTCAAATACTGAAGGTAGAGTAGCGCACGAATGTATCGTAGATTTCCGTCAGTTCAAATCTTTAGGAATTGAAGTAGCTGATGTGGCGAAAAGATTGATGGATTATGGTTTCCACGCTCCAACAGTTTCTTTCCCGGTTGCAGGAACATTAATGATCGAGCCTACAGAATCTGAAAGCAAATCTGAAATTGATCGTTTTGCTGAAGCTCTTATTGCTATCAAACATGAAATTGATGAGATTGCAAATGGAGAAGCTGACCAAGCAAACAACGTATTGAAAAATGCTCCTCACACTGAGCAATTGGTGATTTCTGATTCTTGGGATAAACCATACAGCAGAGAGAAAGCAGCTTATCCACTAGAGTGGGTAAGAGATCACAAATTCTTTGCTTCGGTTTCCAGAGTTGATGAAGCTTACGGAGACAGAAACTTAGTTTGTACTTGTGAGCCGATTGAAGCTTATATGTAA
- a CDS encoding leucine-rich repeat domain-containing protein: MKNIFSILYLLGMCGFVHSQNVYYTPPTVKEKPAEKVKNYFSSLEEALQYSHPEYVISLDLEYTNVKVIPKQIGKFKNLENLSLSRRRLTNLPAEIGKLTKMKRLFLSGNNFTSFPSGITNMKDLYELSLGFTPIKALPKDINKLKNLQILNLMSAGLTELPEKFGELQKLEYLSLSGNNIKKFPNSFYKLNLKMLTFSKAYLSESEKEKIKKAFPKCRILFE, encoded by the coding sequence ATGAAAAATATTTTTTCAATACTATATCTTTTGGGAATGTGCGGTTTCGTACATTCCCAAAATGTTTATTATACGCCTCCAACTGTAAAAGAAAAACCTGCTGAAAAAGTCAAAAACTATTTTTCATCTTTAGAAGAAGCTCTTCAATATAGTCATCCGGAATATGTTATATCTCTTGATTTAGAATATACTAATGTAAAGGTGATTCCAAAACAAATAGGGAAATTTAAAAATCTTGAGAATTTAAGCCTAAGCAGAAGACGTCTTACTAATCTTCCAGCTGAAATAGGTAAATTAACAAAAATGAAAAGACTTTTTTTATCTGGAAATAATTTTACCAGTTTTCCTTCAGGAATAACAAATATGAAAGATTTATATGAGTTAAGCTTAGGTTTTACACCGATTAAAGCACTTCCAAAGGATATTAACAAACTTAAAAATCTGCAAATTTTAAATCTAATGTCTGCAGGATTAACTGAACTTCCAGAAAAATTTGGAGAATTACAGAAACTAGAGTATTTATCTTTAAGTGGGAATAATATCAAGAAATTTCCCAACTCATTTTATAAATTAAATCTTAAAATGCTAACTTTTAGTAAAGCTTATTTATCTGAAAGCGAAAAAGAAAAAATTAAAAAGGCATTTCCTAAATGCAGAATTTTATTTGAATAA
- a CDS encoding LamG-like jellyroll fold domain-containing protein, with amino-acid sequence MNKKTLLIKQALKSLLLCGLTLSMADLDAQTLAFPEATGFGRFTTGARGAANPQIYLVTNLNDSGVGSFRDAVSQPGRFVIFKVGGIVNLQSVVAVASNTTIAGQTAPGEGILFLGPRVSFSGSNNTIARYFRVRYGGTSQNQDASGIANGANIILDHMTFTWGTDEVFSVNWDNNGTAPDNITIQNSIIGQGLHRHNHSAGGLMQPPPGGKISLIGNLYICNKTRNNKIKGINEFVNNVVYNWGNYGNTYGHTQSGEAYIMGGDSAGASYANIINNYFIGGPNTSSTVSTPFSVGNANFNLYGSGNYFDNNKNGVLDGTLVPQNLTGYPVGDINAIQATSYDYPMKNPTLTAQGAFDNIVSKVGASYPRRDQVDQLMISDLMSKGTTATYVYVQSDLTTQFGFTNGGAGHVYGAPAPLDTDNDGMPDAWETANGLNPNVFDALAVSTTHAPYLNIEVYINGLHNTAAPDFIIPPSNLNFTNPVTTGTPATSSLTVNWNDNATNETNYVLERSTNGTAFTVIATLPANTTTYNETGLTPNTQYYYRVKAVNATESSVYTSNTSVTTPPVPSAPTKATTPNPANGFNDVQLNNGNLLLKWTGSTNTTTYTVYFGTDPQNLNNVATIPYSAAPSYQLSNLNTATNYYWRIDSSNALGSVTGDVWSFRALTPSLVGNWPFSEAPLSGEQIADLTSYANHGTLNVAYDNASVRIPGKENYALDLATSPNTPYIASIPHQDQILFNTNSFTVSYWMKAPTSMIPSSSATSLYVLCKGSFTKNTTTGATGKRFNVEIKGGQLRYAIDDDVTKKEITSPIANYFTNNWVHVVIQRDITAHKMRIYTNGVLSAEGDETAVTGIGEASDLIIGNIGELEFSSTANAPAPYKGAFDELKMYNYALSPTEISALYSQAVLRNAEFSISKNVGTVYPNPVKDQIFIKLPEYKRSSLTATILDMTGKVIVKEKLNAKENGVFNLNIAGKKVSGNYILNVSGEELNSNFKIIVQ; translated from the coding sequence ATGAACAAGAAAACTTTACTCATTAAGCAAGCTCTAAAATCTTTGTTGTTGTGTGGACTGACTTTATCCATGGCAGATTTAGATGCCCAAACGCTGGCATTTCCGGAAGCTACTGGTTTTGGTAGATTTACTACCGGAGCAAGAGGAGCAGCAAATCCTCAAATTTATTTGGTGACCAATCTAAATGATAGCGGTGTAGGCTCTTTCCGTGATGCGGTGAGCCAGCCAGGTCGTTTTGTCATCTTTAAAGTAGGTGGAATTGTTAATTTACAATCCGTGGTTGCTGTAGCAAGCAATACCACGATTGCCGGACAAACTGCTCCCGGAGAAGGAATTTTATTTTTAGGACCGAGAGTTTCATTTTCAGGGTCAAATAATACGATTGCCCGATATTTTAGGGTTCGTTATGGAGGAACTTCCCAAAATCAGGATGCATCAGGAATTGCGAATGGAGCCAATATTATTTTAGATCACATGACCTTTACATGGGGTACCGATGAGGTTTTTTCTGTTAACTGGGATAATAACGGTACTGCTCCCGATAATATAACCATTCAAAATTCTATTATTGGACAGGGATTACATCGTCATAATCATTCTGCAGGTGGTTTAATGCAGCCTCCTCCAGGTGGAAAGATCAGCTTGATCGGGAATTTATATATCTGTAATAAAACCCGAAATAATAAAATAAAAGGCATCAATGAATTTGTCAACAATGTAGTGTACAATTGGGGTAATTATGGAAATACTTACGGACACACTCAATCAGGAGAAGCCTATATTATGGGCGGAGATTCTGCGGGAGCTTCTTATGCAAACATCATCAACAATTACTTTATCGGAGGTCCCAATACAAGTTCTACCGTTTCTACACCTTTCAGCGTAGGAAATGCCAACTTCAATCTATATGGTTCCGGAAATTATTTTGATAATAATAAAAATGGAGTTCTGGACGGGACTTTGGTTCCTCAGAATTTAACAGGATATCCTGTTGGAGATATCAACGCCATTCAGGCAACTTCGTATGATTATCCGATGAAAAATCCGACCTTGACTGCACAAGGGGCTTTTGATAATATTGTTTCAAAAGTAGGAGCATCTTATCCGAGACGTGACCAGGTAGATCAGTTGATGATATCAGATCTGATGTCAAAAGGTACAACCGCAACTTATGTTTATGTGCAAAGCGATCTTACCACACAATTTGGTTTTACCAATGGTGGAGCAGGGCACGTTTATGGCGCTCCGGCTCCTTTAGACACCGATAATGACGGAATGCCTGATGCGTGGGAAACTGCAAACGGACTAAATCCAAATGTTTTTGATGCTTTGGCAGTGAGCACAACACACGCTCCGTATCTGAATATCGAAGTTTATATTAACGGTTTACACAACACCGCTGCTCCGGATTTTATTATTCCGCCATCCAATTTAAATTTTACTAATCCAGTAACTACAGGAACTCCGGCTACAAGCTCATTAACGGTTAACTGGAACGATAACGCAACCAATGAAACCAATTATGTATTGGAACGTTCTACTAACGGAACTGCTTTTACAGTGATTGCAACGTTGCCCGCAAATACAACAACTTATAATGAAACGGGTTTAACGCCAAACACTCAATATTATTACAGAGTGAAAGCGGTGAATGCAACAGAATCTTCAGTGTATACTTCAAACACTTCTGTCACTACACCGCCTGTTCCGTCAGCTCCTACAAAAGCCACTACTCCGAATCCTGCAAATGGTTTTAATGATGTCCAATTAAACAATGGAAATTTACTTTTAAAATGGACAGGAAGTACAAACACCACTACATACACCGTTTATTTTGGAACAGATCCACAAAATTTAAATAATGTAGCCACAATTCCTTATTCTGCTGCGCCATCGTATCAGTTAAGTAATTTAAATACAGCAACCAATTATTATTGGAGAATAGATTCGTCTAATGCATTGGGTTCTGTAACAGGCGATGTTTGGAGTTTCCGGGCATTGACGCCGAGCTTGGTTGGAAACTGGCCATTTTCAGAAGCTCCTTTGTCGGGTGAACAGATTGCAGATCTAACTTCTTATGCAAATCACGGAACATTAAACGTGGCTTATGATAATGCAAGCGTAAGAATTCCCGGAAAAGAAAATTATGCACTAGATCTGGCAACTTCACCCAATACGCCGTACATAGCAAGTATTCCGCATCAGGATCAGATCTTATTTAATACGAATTCTTTCACGGTTTCTTATTGGATGAAGGCTCCGACAAGCATGATCCCATCGTCTTCGGCAACCAGTCTTTATGTGTTATGTAAAGGTTCGTTTACCAAAAATACAACAACAGGAGCTACCGGAAAACGTTTTAATGTAGAAATAAAAGGCGGTCAGTTGCGATATGCAATTGATGATGATGTTACGAAGAAAGAAATCACTTCGCCAATTGCCAATTATTTTACCAACAACTGGGTGCACGTTGTGATACAGAGAGATATTACGGCGCATAAAATGAGAATTTACACCAATGGTGTTTTAAGTGCTGAAGGTGATGAAACTGCAGTTACAGGAATTGGTGAAGCAAGTGATCTGATCATCGGAAATATTGGTGAACTTGAATTTTCATCGACCGCCAATGCTCCGGCTCCTTACAAAGGTGCATTTGATGAACTTAAAATGTACAATTATGCATTATCTCCAACGGAAATATCAGCTTTATACAGTCAGGCGGTGTTGAGAAATGCGGAATTCAGTATCAGTAAAAATGTGGGAACGGTATATCCGAATCCTGTAAAAGACCAGATCTTCATTAAGCTTCCTGAATATAAAAGATCTAGTTTAACTGCTACCATTTTAGATATGACAGGAAAAGTGATCGTTAAAGAGAAATTAAATGCTAAAGAAAACGGAGTATTTAATCTAAATATTGCCGGGAAAAAAGTATCAGGAAATTATATTCTGAACGTTTCAGGAGAGGAATTGAATAGCAATTTTAAAATTATTGTTCAATAA
- the lipB gene encoding lipoyl(octanoyl) transferase LipB has product MNTHQNKVVEFEDLGIKEYQPSWDYQEKLMKDIIDIKVKNRDLPAEQHLTTPNHFLLVEHPHVYTLGKSGHEENMLAGIDKLKEIDATFVKVNRGGDITYHGYGQIVGYPVLDLENFFTDIHKYMRNLEEVIIRTIAEYGLKGERSPGETGVWLDVGKPYARKICAMGVKASRWVTLHGFALNINTDMRYFEYIIPCGIKDKQVASLKRELERELTSEEMEDIKAKIRKHFADVFEAELVMKA; this is encoded by the coding sequence ATGAATACACATCAGAATAAAGTCGTAGAATTTGAAGATTTAGGCATCAAAGAATATCAACCTTCTTGGGATTATCAGGAAAAACTGATGAAAGATATTATTGATATTAAAGTAAAAAACAGGGATCTCCCTGCCGAACAACATCTTACCACGCCCAATCATTTTCTTTTGGTAGAGCATCCTCACGTTTATACACTCGGTAAAAGCGGTCATGAAGAAAATATGCTTGCCGGGATCGATAAACTGAAAGAAATAGATGCCACTTTTGTAAAAGTTAATCGTGGCGGTGACATTACCTATCATGGTTATGGACAAATCGTGGGTTATCCGGTTTTAGATCTTGAAAATTTCTTCACAGACATTCACAAATACATGAGGAATCTTGAAGAGGTCATCATCAGAACTATTGCCGAATACGGATTGAAAGGCGAACGTTCTCCCGGAGAAACCGGAGTTTGGCTGGATGTGGGGAAACCTTACGCCAGAAAGATCTGTGCGATGGGTGTAAAAGCTTCACGTTGGGTTACTCTTCATGGTTTTGCCTTAAACATCAATACCGATATGCGTTATTTTGAATACATCATTCCTTGCGGTATTAAAGATAAACAAGTAGCTTCTCTGAAAAGAGAATTGGAAAGAGAGCTTACTTCCGAGGAAATGGAAGATATTAAAGCGAAAATCAGAAAGCATTTTGCGGATGTCTTTGAGGCGGAATTGGTAATGAAGGCTTGA
- the trpA gene encoding tryptophan synthase subunit alpha: protein MNDNNTQPPASNPQPKLLNIYFTAGIPQLEDTAEIIKLIQDSEADMMEIGMPYSDPVADGPVIQKAHELALNNGMTISTLLSQLRSIKEEIKIPIILMGYINPVLSFGFENFCRECSESGVSGLIIPDLPPIEFEKNYQQILEKYNLNFTFLVTPETSDERILYLDSLSSGFLYAVSSSSTTGNENAVLRNENYLSRLASLPLKNPVMIGFGIRSKEDFENVTQKADGGIIGTAFVNILLQNRDWKTKAIDFIHSIRA, encoded by the coding sequence ATGAACGATAATAACACCCAACCTCCTGCTTCCAACCCCCAACCTAAACTCCTCAACATCTACTTCACAGCAGGAATTCCGCAACTGGAAGATACCGCTGAAATTATAAAACTAATTCAAGATTCAGAAGCTGATATGATGGAGATCGGGATGCCTTATTCCGACCCTGTTGCCGATGGTCCTGTCATTCAAAAAGCGCACGAACTGGCTTTGAATAATGGAATGACAATTTCAACTTTACTTTCTCAACTGAGATCTATTAAAGAGGAAATTAAAATTCCAATTATATTAATGGGATACATCAATCCGGTCTTAAGTTTCGGGTTTGAAAATTTTTGCAGAGAATGTTCTGAAAGTGGAGTTTCAGGTTTAATTATTCCTGATTTACCGCCGATTGAATTTGAAAAAAATTACCAGCAAATTTTAGAAAAATACAATTTAAATTTTACGTTTTTGGTAACTCCAGAAACTTCAGATGAAAGAATTTTGTACCTCGATTCTTTAAGTTCAGGGTTTTTATATGCAGTAAGTTCTTCATCCACAACAGGAAATGAGAATGCTGTTTTAAGAAATGAAAACTATCTTTCAAGATTGGCTTCTCTCCCACTCAAAAATCCTGTAATGATAGGTTTTGGAATTAGATCTAAAGAAGATTTTGAAAATGTTACCCAAAAAGCAGACGGCGGGATCATCGGTACCGCTTTCGTCAACATCCTTCTGCAAAATAGAGATTGGAAGACCAAAGCCATAGATTTCATCCATTCCATAAGAGCGTAA
- the trpB gene encoding tryptophan synthase subunit beta — MIKTNYKNPDEQGYYGEFGGAFVPEMLYPNVEELQKNYLEIIGSEDFQNEYQDLLKNYVGRATPLYLAKNLSEKYKTQIYLKREDLNHTGAHKINNALGQVLLAKRLGKHRIIAETGAGQHGVATATACALLGLECIVYMGEIDIARQAPNVARMKMLGATVVPATSGSKTLKDAVNEALRDWINNSTTTHYVIGSVVGPHPFPDLVARFQSVISKEIKEQLNEQIGRSTPDYVIACVGGGSNAAGTFYHFVEEENVKIIAAEAGGFGVDSGKSAATTFLGTLGVLHGSKSLVMQTKDGQVIEPHSISAGLDYPGIGPFHAHLFKENRAEFFSINDDEALQSAFDLTKLEGIIPALESAHALAVLDKKKFNENDIVVICLSGRGDKDMETYLKMLEDGSQKTEV, encoded by the coding sequence ATGATTAAAACAAATTATAAAAATCCAGACGAACAAGGCTATTACGGAGAATTTGGAGGTGCTTTTGTCCCCGAAATGCTCTATCCGAATGTAGAAGAACTGCAAAAAAATTATCTTGAAATCATAGGATCAGAAGATTTTCAAAATGAATATCAGGACTTGTTGAAAAACTATGTAGGTCGCGCCACTCCGTTATATTTAGCGAAAAATTTAAGCGAAAAATATAAAACTCAGATTTATTTAAAAAGAGAAGACCTTAACCATACTGGAGCACATAAAATCAATAATGCTTTGGGGCAGGTTTTATTGGCAAAACGTTTGGGGAAACATCGAATCATCGCTGAAACAGGAGCCGGACAACACGGAGTTGCAACTGCTACAGCTTGTGCACTTCTTGGTTTGGAATGTATTGTTTACATGGGCGAAATCGACATTGCAAGACAGGCTCCGAATGTTGCGAGAATGAAAATGCTTGGAGCAACCGTCGTTCCTGCAACTTCAGGTTCAAAAACGTTGAAAGATGCCGTAAATGAAGCGTTAAGAGACTGGATCAACAACTCGACAACCACTCATTACGTTATCGGAAGTGTGGTTGGTCCGCATCCTTTTCCCGATTTGGTGGCGAGATTTCAATCCGTGATTTCAAAAGAAATTAAAGAACAGCTTAACGAACAAATTGGTCGCTCAACTCCTGATTATGTCATCGCTTGTGTTGGTGGCGGAAGCAATGCTGCAGGAACTTTTTATCATTTTGTAGAGGAAGAAAACGTAAAAATTATTGCTGCAGAAGCCGGAGGTTTTGGAGTCGATTCAGGAAAGTCTGCTGCGACCACTTTTCTGGGAACTTTAGGCGTTTTACATGGAAGTAAAAGCTTGGTGATGCAAACCAAAGACGGACAGGTCATTGAACCACATTCTATTTCTGCAGGTCTAGATTACCCCGGAATTGGGCCTTTTCATGCGCATTTGTTTAAAGAAAACCGAGCAGAATTTTTCAGCATTAACGATGATGAAGCTTTGCAATCCGCTTTTGATTTAACCAAATTAGAAGGAATTATTCCTGCTTTGGAAAGCGCTCATGCTTTAGCCGTTTTAGATAAAAAGAAATTTAACGAAAACGACATTGTCGTTATTTGTTTGAGCGGTCGTGGTGATAAGGATATGGAAACGTATTTGAAAATGCTGGAAGATGGAAGTCAGAAGACGGAAGTTTAA
- a CDS encoding OsmC family protein, translating into MKNHQYKSKIKWTGNTGESTKNYRSYERSYTISVDGKAEIKGSSDPAFLGDPDLHNPEDLLLASVSSCHLLWYLHFCSVNNILVLEYLDIAEGTMIESENGSGKFTEIILKPKILVAKKEMVEKAIELHQKANEYCFIANSLNFEVKHQPEINYKND; encoded by the coding sequence ATGAAAAACCATCAATACAAATCAAAAATAAAATGGACGGGAAACACCGGTGAATCTACAAAAAACTATCGTTCGTATGAAAGAAGTTATACCATATCCGTGGATGGAAAAGCTGAAATAAAAGGTTCTTCAGACCCTGCATTTTTAGGGGATCCAGACCTTCATAATCCTGAAGATTTGTTGTTGGCTTCCGTTTCTTCATGTCATCTTTTGTGGTATTTGCATTTTTGTTCAGTCAATAATATTCTTGTTTTAGAATATTTAGATATTGCAGAAGGAACAATGATAGAAAGCGAAAACGGCAGTGGAAAGTTCACAGAAATTATCCTTAAACCCAAAATTTTGGTTGCCAAAAAAGAAATGGTCGAAAAAGCAATCGAACTTCATCAAAAAGCAAATGAATATTGCTTTATTGCCAATTCATTAAATTTTGAAGTAAAACATCAACCTGAAATCAATTACAAAAATGATTAA
- a CDS encoding phosphoribosylanthranilate isomerase, with translation MSESRQPSTENPQPKLKVCGLTQLDQIRELVALKIDFIGFIFYEKSPRYVLNHLRLDEISEINHQGKVGVFVNENIDKIIEFAEKADLDFIQLHGDESDDFILELRKKLKPEVGIIKVIRIGSDFAIPTKEESLERFFTSLRSIQNDIVYILFDTDSNAFGGTGKTFDWNILNEIKILFPYFLSGGISWENFHQLKTINQQPFALDINSKFEIEPGIKDLEKIKEFLSLTKY, from the coding sequence ATGAGTGAAAGCCGACAACCATCAACAGAAAATCCTCAACCAAAACTCAAAGTTTGCGGACTGACTCAACTTGATCAAATTCGTGAATTAGTGGCATTAAAAATTGATTTTATCGGTTTTATTTTCTACGAAAAATCACCGAGATATGTTTTGAATCATTTAAGACTAGATGAAATATCAGAAATAAATCATCAAGGAAAAGTTGGGGTTTTCGTCAATGAGAATATAGATAAGATAATAGAGTTTGCCGAAAAAGCAGATTTAGATTTTATTCAGCTTCACGGCGATGAAAGTGATGATTTTATTTTGGAATTGAGAAAAAAATTAAAACCTGAAGTTGGAATTATAAAAGTGATACGAATCGGCTCTGATTTTGCCATTCCGACGAAGGAGGAATCTCTTGAAAGATTCTTCACTTCACTTCGTTCCATTCAGAATGACATTGTGTATATTCTTTTCGACACCGATTCTAACGCATTTGGCGGAACAGGAAAAACGTTTGACTGGAATATTCTCAACGAAATAAAAATTCTATTTCCCTATTTTTTAAGCGGCGGAATTTCTTGGGAAAACTTCCATCAACTAAAAACCATCAACCAACAACCATTTGCTTTAGACATCAATTCAAAATTTGAAATAGAGCCTGGAATTAAAGATTTAGAAAAAATAAAAGAATTTTTATCATTAACAAAATATTAA